The Neptunomonas concharum genomic interval TTCTACGCCGTACTTTGGGGTCTAAAGCGATTAAGATGGTGTATGCGGGTGAAGGCTCGACTAAAAATGCGGTAGAAACCGTCAGCGTAGATGCAAAAGATCGAAACCGCTTCTGCATTACGGATGCGGATGTTCAACGTCTGGCAGAGATCGCTGTCATTATTGAGAAGCATTACAACCGTCCTATGGATATTGAGTGGGCAAAAGATGGCGACGATGGTGAGCTGTATATTGTTCAAGCACGCCCTGAGACGGTTCGTAGCCGTGATAATGCGAATGTCATCGAGCGATACCTGCTAAAAGAAAAAGGCAATGTACTGGTAGAAGGGCGGTCGGTTGGCCATCGTATCGGCTCTGGCCCTGTGCGTTTGGTTTCTGATTTGGCAGAGATGGATCAAGTCCAGCCCGGTGATGTGCTGGTAACAGATATGACAGATCCAGACTGGGAGCCGGTGATGAAACGGGCTTCTGCCATCATCACAAACCGAGGAGGCCGTACCTGCCACGCGGCGATTATTGCGCGAGAGCTGGGTATCCCAGCTATTGTTGGCTGTGCTGATGCCACAGACCGCCTACGCGATGGCCAAGTCGTCACTGTCTCTTGTGCTGAAGGCGATACCGGACGTGCTTATGAGGGCAAGCTGAATTTTGAGCATCAGACCAACAGTGTTGATTCTATGCCGAATTTGCCTTTTGATGTGATGATGAATGTTGGTAACCCAGATCGTGCTTTTGACTTCCAATCCCTACCTAACTCGGGTGTTGGTTTAGCGCGGCTAGAGTTCATCATTAACCGCATGATTGGTGTCCACCCTAAAGCGTTACTAAATTTGCACGATCAAAGTCCTGAAGTCAGACAAGTTATCGAGCGTCGCATCTCGGGTTATGGTGGGCCGGTAGATTTCTATGTGGAGAAACTGGTTGAGGGTATCGCTACGCTTGCTGCGGCTTTCTATCCGAAGAAAGTGATTGTTCGTATGTCGGACTTTAAGTCTAACGAATATGGACACCTGATTGGCGGAGATCAGTATGAGCCGGGAGAAGAAAACCCCATGCTCGGTTTCCGTGGTGCGGCGCGCTATATTTCGGATTCTTTCCAAGATTGCTTTGAGCTGGAGTGTCGTGCACTCAAGAAAGTGCGTGATGAAATGCGCCTAACGAATGTTGAGGTCATGATTCCGTTTGTGCGCACGGTCGGCGAAGCAAAACAAGTGATTGACCTGCTAGAAGAGAACGGTTTGCGCCGTGGCGAAAATGGTCTGCGCGTTATTATGATGTGCGAGATACCGTCCAATGCGCTCTTGGCGGATCAGTTCCTTGAATACTTTGATGGCTTCTCTATCGGCTCTAACGATCTTACACAGCTGACATTAGGGTTAGATCGCGATTCTGGCGTCATTGCCCATCTGTTTGATGAGCGTAACGATGCCGTGAAAAAACTCCTCAGTATGGCGATTGATGCGTGCAAAGCGCAGGGCAAATATATCGGCATCTGCGGGCAAGGGCCATCAGATCACCCTGATTTGGCAAGGTGGCTAATGGAGCAGGGGATCAGTAGCGTATCCCTTAACCCGGACTCAGTGCTGGATACTTGGTTCTTCTTAGCGAACGAATCGAAATAAACAGTAAGTGGCCACACGTTAGCGGTGGCCACTTTATTTATTGTGGAAATCAGATTAGACTCCAGTTATTAGTTCACTTTGGAAAACTGATGTTACTACTTAACCGCCGTACATTGCTTATGTTTGGATTACTGCTGATGCTTATCATGCAGTTGTTCAGCTATGCTGTGGCGTCGGTGTCTCCTTGGCAGATGTTACCTCAACAGCAGCATCAAACAATGCAAAGTGACAGTGACCATTGCAGCGGCATGGAATCAGCAGATGCCAGTATGGGTTGTCATTCAATGCCAATGGAGTCTGCAGATTGTTGCAATGAGATGGAGAATTGTGTCACTGCTCATTGCCTTTCTGTAACGGCATGCCCTGATACAGGGTTGTATCTCACGTTTGGAGATGTTGATTTCCAACGTTTTATTGAACCTAGCTCGGTTCTACTTTCCTCCTCTGACTCTCTTTATCGTCCCCCGATAACAGCTTAATCCTTAAAAACACTTTTAATTTTAAGCAGGGCTTACGCCTTATCTATTTTTGCTTGCTTGTTATTTATACCGTTATCTTATGGTGCGGCCTCCGCGCTATACGCGATCAAGGCAAGCAGTAAGAGGGACACATCATGTCACACATTAAACGTCACTTTGCTGTAGCGGCAGGTTCGCTAATTCTTTCTATTGCGATAGTCGGTTGTACTGACAGTACGACTCAAGCGAATACAGCCGCTGCTGTAGAAAAAACTACCAATACACCGACATCGCTGGTGGTTTATAAGAGCCCGACCTGTGGCTGTTGTGGTGCTTGGATCGAGCATGCAGAGCAACGGGGCATAGCAACAAAAGCGGTACACCCAGAAAACTTAACCGCTGAGAAGCAGCGTTGGGGAGTTGAACCCCAGTATGCCTCATGCCATACCGCTGTATCTAAAGAGGGCTATGTGTTTGAAGGGCACGTGCCTGTCCGTCTAGTCGAGAAGTTCTTAAATGAAAAGCCTGAAGGGGCTCGGGGGCTTGCGGTTCCTGGTATGCCAGCGGGTAGTCCGGGCATGGAGATGGGGGATCAGTTCACGCCTTATGATGTGCTTTTGCTCAAGGAAGATGGTTCTAGCGAGGTGTATGCGCATATTAGCCAACAGCAGGAGCAGTATTAATGAGGCTGACTTATAAACACTCGTTAGCGCTGCTGATGATGGGCGTCAGTAGTCTTGCTGTGGCTGATCAGCACTTGCGATCAACCATTACGCTTCCCGAGGTTGTTGAGCTTGCGATAAAACAAGATCCTTGGTTTGAGGGTAATCTCCTTAGCCAAAGCGCGCTTCAAGCCAAGGGCATGGCAGCTAGTCAATTGCCGGATCCTAAGTTATCGCTGGCGCTGGCAAACATGCCAACAGATAGCTTTGACTTTAATCAGGAGGCGATGACGCAATTAGTACTCGGTGTGTCTCAAAAAATACCCCGTGGCGATACCTTACAGTTGAGTGGTCGTAACTACCTATTGCAAGGAGAACAGTTACCTTTACAGCGAGCAGTGCGAGCGGCTCAGGTTAAATTGACGATTACACAGCTTTGGTTAGATGCGGCCAATGCAAAAGAGACAACACAGCTACTTGAAAAAAATCGGCGGCTTTTTCAGCAGCTTGCTGATATTTCGTTAGCTAACTACACCTCAGGTCTATCCTCTAGCCGACAGCAGCAACTGATTCGTACGGAATTAGAACAAGAGCAGTTAGAAGATCGCTTATACCGCCTGCAGCAGAAAGAGCAGGCGGCCGAACAACAGCTACAGACGTGGCTGTTAAGCGATAGGGTTGCCAATGAGTATCAATTTGACTTTAAGGGAAGCGACACCAAGGTTTCGTATCCTTTCCCTGAGCGTTTTTTACGTTTAACTAACGCTAAGGATTCTGAACTTATGCGTGCTTTACGACAGCACCCCACTTTTAAGCTGTTGGAAAAAAAGTATGAAGTCCGCAGTAATGGCGTTCAATTAGCTGAGCAAGCTTATAAGCCTGAGTGGATGCTGAACGCCAGTTATGGGCATCGTGGAGAAGATGGGTTTGGTCGAGAACGATCTGATCTGGTGACATTCGGTGTCAGTGTAGATATGCCAATTTTCTCACAAGTCAGGCAGGACCAGAATGTGAAGGCGGCCATTGCTGAGCGCGAAATGGTTAAAACAGAACAGCTGGTCATGCTTAGAGAGATGCTCTCGGCATTTAATACTGCCAAAGTACAAGCGCTTCGGCTAGAACAACGGCAACAGCACTACCAGTCCGTATTAATTCCTAAACTTCATGCGCAAAGCCACGCGGCAGAAAGTGCATATCAGAATGATACAGGTGATTTTTCTGAGGTTGTGCGTTCTCAATTAGCAGAACTCAACGCCAAAGTTGAGTTGATTAACATTACGACAGATATGCAGAAACAGCTGGCACAAATGGATTATCTCTTATCCGGCTCGGCTCCTTCTTTATTGGAAATCGCTGGGGGAGATCATGAGTAATATGATGAAAACACTAGGCACGTTGACGGTAGGTATCGCGGTTGGTGCGGCAGCCGTTTGGGTCGCATTACCCTATATAGGCATGGAGAATGGCGATACGAGTAAGATCTCGGGTGAACCTGAACCACTGTATTGGGTGGCTCCAATGGACCCCAATTATCGTCGGGATAAACCCGGTAAATCTCCTATGGGGATGGATCTGATACCCGTATTTGAAGAGGCCAACCAAGGGAGTGATAGTGGCCCTGGGACGATCAGTGTTGCCCCTGAAATGATAAATAATCTAGGGGTACGTATCGGTGAAGTCGTCAAACAGCCGTTGAGCTTCAAAATACGTACGGTTGGTTATGTTCAATATAATCAGGATAAAGTTACTCATATTCACCCTCGGGTAGATGGCTGGATTGAGAAATCTTTTGTGCGCTCAAAGGGGGAACAAGTTACAAAAGGTGAACCGCTTTATGAGATTTACTCCCCCTTATTGGTTAATGCGCAAGAGGAGTTACTATTTGCTTTAGCGCGCAACGATAGTCGCTTGGTGAAGGCGGCTGAAGCGAGATTGAAGGCCTTGCAAGTATCGGATGCATTTATTACCGATCTGCGTAAAAACCGAAAAGCCCAGCAATACGTCACATTTAAGGCTCCTGTTAGCGGTGTTGTCGATGACTTTAACTTATCTGAAGGTATGTATGTTAAGCCCGGTATGACGTTGCTTTCGGTGGCTTCGTTGGATGAGATGTGGGTAGAAGCGGAAGTGTTTGAGCGTCAAGCCGCCTTACTAAAGGAAGGCTTAGTCGTTACGTTGGAGTCCGACTTCCAACCGGGTGTAATCAGAGAGGGACGTGTTGATTATATCTATCCAGAGTTGGATGCGAAAACGCGTACGCTAAAAGTACGGTTGCGGTTCGCAAACGAGGATCACGCGTTAAAGCCCAATATGTTTGCACGTGTGATGATTGAAAACCCAATGGAGAAGGCCGTGCTAACGGTGCCCCAAGAGGCGGTTATTCGCACCGGTAATGTTAATCGAGTCGTTATTGCGTTGGGCGAAGGGCGCTTTAAGTCTGTTGAAGTGAAAACAGGCCAGACCGATGGGCAGCTAATCGAAGTACTCTCAGGGTTAAATGAAGAGGATCGTATTGTAACGGCAGCCCAGTTTATGCTGGACTCCGAGTCGAGTAAAACGTCTGACTTTAAACGTATGTCCCCCGAAGCCTCTGAACCAGAAAAACCATCCTCTGTTTGGGTGGAAGCGACCCTCATTAGCAGCATGCCAGGTCACCGGATGTTAACCCTTAAGCATGCCCCTATCGAGGCATGGGGCTGGCCCACCATGACGATGGACTTCACATTGGATGAACAGGTTGAGATGCCAGACCTTCCTGAAGGCTCTACCCTCCATGTTGAGATTAAAGATAAGCAAGGGCAATTCCCGATTACGGGTATTCATATCCCTGACACTCAAGGTACAGCAATGCCAGAGATGGACCACAGCGCTCATCAAGGTATGAATCATGAAACCATGCCAGAGATGGATCATAGCGCTCATCAGGGTATGAATCATGAGGCCATGCCAGAGATGGATCACAGTGCTCATCAGGGTATGAATCATGAAGCCATGCCAGAGATGGATCACAGTGCTCACCAAGGTATGAATCATCAGAAGCAGGGGGCGGGGGAATGATAGCGGCTATTATTCGTTGGTCTGTTTCGAACCGGTTTTTTGTTTTATTAGCGACATTAATCCTCGTAGGCGCAGGTATATGGTCGCTGAAAAATACACCGGTTGATGCAATCCCCGATCTATCTGATGTACAAGTAATCATCAAAACCAGCTATCCGGGGCAAGCACCTCAAGTGGTAGAGGATCAGGTGACCTATCCACTCACGACCGCGATGCTGTCCGTTCCTGGAGCGGTGACCGTGAGAGGGTACTCTTTTTTTGGTGATTCCTATGTTTACGTCATTTTCGATGATGATACCGATATGTACTGGGCGCGAAGTCGCGTGTTGGAGTATCTCAGCCAAGTAGCACCTTCATTACCTGAAAACGCCAGACCTCAGCTTGGACCTGATGCAACGGGTGTGGGCTGGGTGTATCTCTATGCATTGGTTGATAAAACGGGAAAACATGACTTAGGTAAGCTGCGTAGTATTCAGGACTGGTTTCTGAAGTATGAGTTGCAAACGGTTCCAGGTGTCTCTGAAGTTGCGCCGATTGGTGGCATGGTTAAGCAATATCAGGTCAGAGTTGATCCAGATAAATTGCGGGCGTTTGATATGCCGCTTAGCCATATTCAAAATGCCATTAAACGGGGCAATCAGGAAGTCGGTGCATCCGTTATTGAGATGGCCGAGGCTGAGTATATGGTCAGGGCAACCGGGTATATATCCAGTGTTGAGGATTTACGAACGCTTCCCTTAGGTGTGAATCAACAAGGCACGCCCGTTTTGCTGAAAGATGTCGCTGATGTAGGTGTTGGACCTCAAATGCGCCGC includes:
- the ppsA gene encoding phosphoenolpyruvate synthase, whose translation is MHNYVLRLDQAGMGDVEKVGGKNASLGEMISQLTSVGVKVPGGFATTAEAFRDFLVHTGLKEKIDESLNQLDANDVVALASTGKAIRQWILEAEFQPELDKAIELAYADMTQGDEVAVAVRSSATAEDLPDASFAGQQETFLNIRGLDHVKQAIKEVFASLYNDRAISYRVHQEFEHSEVALSAGVQRMVRSETGASGVMFTMDTESGFNHVVFITAAYGLGETVVQGAVNPDEFYVYKPTLTQKVPAILRRTLGSKAIKMVYAGEGSTKNAVETVSVDAKDRNRFCITDADVQRLAEIAVIIEKHYNRPMDIEWAKDGDDGELYIVQARPETVRSRDNANVIERYLLKEKGNVLVEGRSVGHRIGSGPVRLVSDLAEMDQVQPGDVLVTDMTDPDWEPVMKRASAIITNRGGRTCHAAIIARELGIPAIVGCADATDRLRDGQVVTVSCAEGDTGRAYEGKLNFEHQTNSVDSMPNLPFDVMMNVGNPDRAFDFQSLPNSGVGLARLEFIINRMIGVHPKALLNLHDQSPEVRQVIERRISGYGGPVDFYVEKLVEGIATLAAAFYPKKVIVRMSDFKSNEYGHLIGGDQYEPGEENPMLGFRGAARYISDSFQDCFELECRALKKVRDEMRLTNVEVMIPFVRTVGEAKQVIDLLEENGLRRGENGLRVIMMCEIPSNALLADQFLEYFDGFSIGSNDLTQLTLGLDRDSGVIAHLFDERNDAVKKLLSMAIDACKAQGKYIGICGQGPSDHPDLARWLMEQGISSVSLNPDSVLDTWFFLANESK
- a CDS encoding DUF411 domain-containing protein, whose amino-acid sequence is MSHIKRHFAVAAGSLILSIAIVGCTDSTTQANTAAAVEKTTNTPTSLVVYKSPTCGCCGAWIEHAEQRGIATKAVHPENLTAEKQRWGVEPQYASCHTAVSKEGYVFEGHVPVRLVEKFLNEKPEGARGLAVPGMPAGSPGMEMGDQFTPYDVLLLKEDGSSEVYAHISQQQEQY
- a CDS encoding TolC family protein, whose protein sequence is MRLTYKHSLALLMMGVSSLAVADQHLRSTITLPEVVELAIKQDPWFEGNLLSQSALQAKGMAASQLPDPKLSLALANMPTDSFDFNQEAMTQLVLGVSQKIPRGDTLQLSGRNYLLQGEQLPLQRAVRAAQVKLTITQLWLDAANAKETTQLLEKNRRLFQQLADISLANYTSGLSSSRQQQLIRTELEQEQLEDRLYRLQQKEQAAEQQLQTWLLSDRVANEYQFDFKGSDTKVSYPFPERFLRLTNAKDSELMRALRQHPTFKLLEKKYEVRSNGVQLAEQAYKPEWMLNASYGHRGEDGFGRERSDLVTFGVSVDMPIFSQVRQDQNVKAAIAEREMVKTEQLVMLREMLSAFNTAKVQALRLEQRQQHYQSVLIPKLHAQSHAAESAYQNDTGDFSEVVRSQLAELNAKVELINITTDMQKQLAQMDYLLSGSAPSLLEIAGGDHE
- a CDS encoding efflux RND transporter periplasmic adaptor subunit → MSNMMKTLGTLTVGIAVGAAAVWVALPYIGMENGDTSKISGEPEPLYWVAPMDPNYRRDKPGKSPMGMDLIPVFEEANQGSDSGPGTISVAPEMINNLGVRIGEVVKQPLSFKIRTVGYVQYNQDKVTHIHPRVDGWIEKSFVRSKGEQVTKGEPLYEIYSPLLVNAQEELLFALARNDSRLVKAAEARLKALQVSDAFITDLRKNRKAQQYVTFKAPVSGVVDDFNLSEGMYVKPGMTLLSVASLDEMWVEAEVFERQAALLKEGLVVTLESDFQPGVIREGRVDYIYPELDAKTRTLKVRLRFANEDHALKPNMFARVMIENPMEKAVLTVPQEAVIRTGNVNRVVIALGEGRFKSVEVKTGQTDGQLIEVLSGLNEEDRIVTAAQFMLDSESSKTSDFKRMSPEASEPEKPSSVWVEATLISSMPGHRMLTLKHAPIEAWGWPTMTMDFTLDEQVEMPDLPEGSTLHVEIKDKQGQFPITGIHIPDTQGTAMPEMDHSAHQGMNHETMPEMDHSAHQGMNHEAMPEMDHSAHQGMNHEAMPEMDHSAHQGMNHQKQGAGE